Proteins found in one Pyrus communis chromosome 15, drPyrComm1.1, whole genome shotgun sequence genomic segment:
- the LOC137718708 gene encoding flowering-promoting factor 1-like: MSGVWTFKNGVIRLVENPQAETSSRKALVHLPSGKVVSSYSMLEEILTGLGWERYYGGDPDLFQFHKRSSIDLISLPSDFSKFNSVYMYDIVIKNPNIFHVRDT, translated from the coding sequence atgtcTGGGGTTTGGACTTTTAAGAATGGGGTGATTCGCCTGGTCGAAAATCCTCAGGCCGAGACATCTTCCAGGAAGGCTTTGGTGCACTTGCCGAGTGGAAAGGTGGTGTCGTCCTACTCGATGCTCGAGGAAATATTGACGGGCTTAGGGTGGGAGAGGTACTATGGAGGAGACCCCGATCTCTTCCAGTTCCACAAGCGATCTTCGATCGATCTAATCTCTCTCCCCAGTGACTTCTCCAAGTTCAACTCTGTTTACATGTACGATATTGTCATTAAAAACCCCAACATCTTCCACGTTCGGGACACGTAG